A genomic stretch from Bradyrhizobium sp. 195 includes:
- a CDS encoding MarR family winged helix-turn-helix transcriptional regulator yields the protein MPDINFATSSHDAAESKPAADDGGNLRWDIIELLFFAYRDFVGDPDQELEAFGFGRAHHRVMHFVYRYPGLKVADLLDVLRITKQSLGRVLKQLLDEDYIVQKTGDNDRRQRLLYATPKGEALVQKLAGLQTTRITKALAEMTPQDAETVKRFLRAMIDRDDPDKVLETIFASVNNAKE from the coding sequence ATGCCTGACATAAATTTCGCAACATCCTCTCACGACGCCGCCGAGTCCAAGCCGGCCGCAGACGATGGAGGCAATTTGCGCTGGGATATCATCGAGCTATTGTTCTTCGCCTATCGCGACTTCGTCGGCGATCCCGACCAGGAGCTGGAGGCTTTCGGCTTCGGCCGGGCTCATCACCGGGTCATGCACTTCGTCTACCGCTATCCCGGCCTCAAGGTCGCCGATCTGCTCGACGTCCTGCGCATCACCAAGCAGTCGCTCGGCCGCGTGCTCAAACAGCTGCTGGACGAAGACTACATCGTGCAGAAGACCGGCGACAATGACCGCCGCCAGCGCCTACTCTACGCGACGCCGAAGGGCGAGGCGCTGGTGCAGAAGCTCGCCGGGCTGCAGACCACGCGGATCACCAAGGCGCTCGCCGAGATGACCCCGCAGGATGCCGAGACGGTCAAGCGCTTCCTCCGCGCGATGATTGATCGGGACGATCCGGACAAGGTGCTCGAGACGATCTTCGCTTCCGTCAACAACGCCAAGGAGTGA
- a CDS encoding response regulator: protein MTVPLAATLARPPARPADDAPHLLLVDDDRRIRDLLSRFLAAEGYRVTTAASAGDARSKLLGLHFDLLILDVMMPGETGFDLARFIRTSSSVPIVMLTARHEAEARIEGLQIGADDYVAKPFEPRELALRINNILKRAAPPPQAATVEKIAFGPYIYHLDRGELRQGEEVIHLTDREREMLRILSETPGETVPRSALTGNGSVNERAVDVQINRLRRKIETDPANPLFLQAVRGIGYRLVASP from the coding sequence GTGACCGTGCCGCTCGCTGCCACTCTCGCCCGCCCGCCGGCGCGCCCGGCCGATGACGCGCCGCATCTGCTGCTCGTCGACGACGACCGCCGCATCCGTGATCTGCTCTCCCGCTTCCTCGCCGCCGAGGGTTACCGCGTCACCACCGCCGCAAGCGCCGGCGATGCACGATCGAAATTGCTGGGCCTGCATTTCGACCTGCTGATCCTCGACGTGATGATGCCCGGCGAGACAGGCTTCGATCTCGCCCGCTTCATCCGGACATCCTCCTCGGTGCCGATCGTGATGCTGACGGCGCGCCATGAAGCCGAGGCCCGCATCGAGGGCCTGCAAATCGGCGCCGATGACTACGTGGCGAAACCGTTCGAGCCGCGCGAGCTGGCGCTGCGCATCAACAACATCCTCAAGCGCGCCGCCCCGCCGCCGCAGGCCGCGACCGTGGAGAAGATCGCTTTCGGTCCCTACATCTACCATCTCGATCGCGGGGAGCTGCGTCAGGGCGAGGAGGTCATCCACCTCACCGACCGCGAGCGCGAGATGCTGCGCATTCTTTCGGAGACGCCGGGCGAGACCGTGCCGCGCAGCGCGCTGACCGGCAATGGCAGCGTCAATGAACGCGCCGTCGACGTGCAGATCAACCGCCTCCGGCGCAAGATCGAGACCGACCCCGCCAATCCGCTATTCCTTCAGGCGGTGCGCGGCATCGGCTACCGGCTGGTGGCCTCGCCATAA
- a CDS encoding ATP-binding protein, whose product MSTIDTGLTLLRSAAGRVSAVNGWMGNAFKGWMPTGLYARALLIMIVPMVVLQSVVAFVFMERHWNTVTRRLSAAVVQDIATLIDVYKGYPQDRDRDQLRRIAQQRLGLVVDFLPAGDMPPPGPKPFFSLLDQTLSVQLGRQIGRSFWIDTVGRSNLVEIRIQLDDAVMRVFAQRSAAYASNSEIFLFWMVGTSSILLIVAVLFLRNQIKPILRLADAAESFGKGREAPNFRPRGAREVRRASVAFLEMKSRIERTMEQRTAMLAGVSHDLRTILTRFKLELALIGDSPELEGMRKDVDEMSMMLEDYLAFARGDSGEQSQPTDMAQALEELRGDAERHGHTATVAFHGLPVVTVKPASFKRCLANLVTNAARYGKSIAITGQRDHRYLTVTVDDDGPGIPAHLREEVFKPFLRLDNARNQDEGGTGLGLAIARDIARSHGGDITLGDSPMGGLRASVRIPV is encoded by the coding sequence ATGAGCACGATCGATACCGGCCTGACGCTGCTCCGAAGCGCCGCCGGCCGCGTCTCCGCCGTCAATGGCTGGATGGGCAATGCGTTCAAGGGCTGGATGCCGACCGGCCTCTACGCTCGCGCGCTCCTCATCATGATCGTGCCGATGGTGGTGCTGCAATCGGTCGTCGCCTTCGTGTTCATGGAGCGGCACTGGAACACGGTGACGCGCAGATTGTCCGCCGCGGTGGTGCAGGACATCGCCACGCTGATCGACGTCTACAAGGGTTATCCGCAGGACCGGGACCGCGACCAGCTCCGCCGCATCGCCCAGCAGCGCCTCGGCCTCGTCGTCGATTTCCTTCCCGCCGGCGACATGCCGCCGCCGGGACCGAAGCCGTTCTTCTCGCTGCTCGACCAGACGCTGTCGGTGCAACTCGGCCGCCAGATCGGGCGGTCGTTCTGGATCGACACGGTCGGCCGCTCCAATCTGGTCGAGATCCGCATCCAGCTCGACGATGCCGTGATGCGCGTGTTCGCGCAGCGCAGCGCCGCCTATGCCTCCAACTCGGAGATTTTCCTGTTCTGGATGGTCGGCACCTCGTCGATCCTGCTGATCGTCGCGGTGCTGTTCCTGCGCAACCAGATCAAGCCGATCCTGCGGCTTGCGGATGCCGCCGAAAGTTTCGGCAAGGGCCGCGAGGCGCCGAACTTCAGGCCGCGCGGCGCGCGCGAGGTCCGACGCGCCTCGGTCGCCTTCCTCGAGATGAAGTCGCGCATCGAGCGCACGATGGAGCAGCGCACCGCGATGCTCGCCGGCGTCAGCCACGATCTGCGCACCATCCTGACCCGCTTCAAGCTCGAGCTGGCGCTGATCGGCGACAGCCCCGAACTCGAGGGGATGCGCAAGGACGTCGACGAGATGTCGATGATGCTCGAGGACTACCTCGCGTTTGCGCGCGGCGATTCCGGTGAGCAGTCGCAGCCGACCGACATGGCGCAGGCGCTCGAGGAGCTTCGCGGCGACGCCGAACGCCACGGTCATACCGCGACCGTTGCCTTCCACGGCCTGCCCGTCGTGACAGTGAAGCCGGCCTCGTTCAAGCGCTGCCTCGCAAACCTCGTCACCAACGCGGCACGCTACGGCAAGAGCATCGCCATCACCGGCCAGCGCGATCACCGTTATTTGACCGTCACGGTCGACGATGACGGGCCGGGCATTCCCGCGCATTTGCGCGAAGAAGTGTTCAAGCCGTTCCTGCGGCTGGACAACGCCCGCAACCAGGATGAAGGCGGCACGGGCCTTGGCCTCGCCATCGCCCGCGACATCGCCCGGTCGCACGGCGGCGACATCACCCTCGGCGACAGTCCGATGGGGGGACTAAGGGCGAGCGTGAGGATTCCGGTGTAG
- a CDS encoding DUF3617 domain-containing protein, with product MTRKLALLGSAACLVVSAASASADDLPVRKAGLWEMKLVTSGSPVPEMTMQHCTDETVDKEMSNNVSPMAKQICAKQEIKKTATGYVSDSECNVAGVNTTSHAEISGDFNSAYTVKSSSHAQGGVAGAAGRDSTMTLQAKWLGACKPDQKPGDIVMPGGFKMNVRDMDKLKALLPK from the coding sequence ATGACGCGCAAACTCGCTTTGCTCGGTTCGGCCGCTTGTCTCGTCGTGTCGGCAGCCAGCGCCAGCGCCGACGATTTGCCGGTGCGCAAGGCCGGCCTTTGGGAAATGAAGCTGGTCACATCAGGCTCGCCGGTGCCCGAGATGACCATGCAGCACTGCACCGACGAGACCGTCGACAAGGAGATGAGCAACAACGTCTCCCCGATGGCCAAGCAGATTTGCGCCAAGCAGGAGATCAAGAAGACCGCGACCGGCTATGTCAGCGATTCCGAGTGCAACGTCGCCGGCGTCAACACGACGTCGCACGCCGAGATATCTGGCGATTTCAACTCGGCCTACACGGTGAAGTCCTCCTCGCACGCGCAAGGCGGCGTCGCAGGCGCGGCCGGCCGCGATAGCACCATGACGCTGCAAGCCAAATGGCTCGGGGCCTGCAAGCCGGACCAGAAGCCCGGCGATATCGTGATGCCCGGCGGCTTCAAGATGAACGTGCGCGACATGGACAAGCTGAAGGCGCTCCTCCCGAAATAG
- a CDS encoding ribonuclease T2 codes for MFHSRLHSFSRLVISLALSLILAAGLASFASDAKAQDKRQNAPGEFDFYVLSLSWSPSFCEEAAERGGRSQIQCGGRPYAFVVHGLWPQYENGFPEYCQRPAPRLNRNIVSSMLDLMPAPGLIFNEWDKHGTCSGLEGRSYFETIRKARAAIKIPAEYLDLSQARTVAPAEVEEAFIKANPGLSNTAVSVTCNRTRLSEVRICLSKDLQFRACDEIERRACRRDQVTMPPIRGG; via the coding sequence ATGTTTCATTCCAGATTGCATTCGTTCTCCCGCCTGGTGATCTCGCTGGCCCTTTCCCTGATCCTTGCCGCGGGCCTGGCCTCGTTCGCCAGTGACGCAAAGGCCCAGGACAAGCGGCAGAACGCGCCTGGCGAGTTCGACTTCTATGTGTTGTCGCTGTCGTGGTCGCCCTCGTTCTGCGAGGAGGCCGCGGAGCGCGGCGGCCGCTCCCAGATCCAGTGCGGCGGACGGCCCTACGCCTTCGTGGTGCATGGGCTGTGGCCGCAATATGAGAATGGCTTTCCGGAATATTGCCAGCGTCCCGCGCCGCGACTGAACCGCAACATCGTCTCCTCGATGCTCGATTTGATGCCGGCGCCGGGCCTGATCTTCAACGAATGGGATAAGCACGGCACCTGCTCCGGCCTCGAAGGCCGCAGCTATTTCGAGACGATCCGCAAAGCGCGCGCAGCGATCAAGATTCCGGCTGAATATCTCGATCTGTCGCAGGCCAGGACCGTGGCGCCGGCGGAGGTGGAGGAGGCCTTCATCAAGGCGAATCCAGGGCTGAGCAATACCGCCGTCTCGGTCACCTGCAACCGCACCCGGCTCTCCGAGGTCCGCATCTGCCTCAGCAAGGACTTGCAATTCCGCGCCTGCGACGAGATCGAACGCCGCGCCTGCCGCCGCGATCAGGTCACCATGCCGCCGATCAGGGGCGGGTAG
- a CDS encoding 23S rRNA (adenine(2030)-N(6))-methyltransferase RlmJ, giving the protein MNYRHAFHAGSFTDVIKHIVLARIITYLQDKPGAFRVIDTHAGAGLYDLESDEARRSGEWLTGIARLMQARLSNESAALAKPYLDIVRAFNPKGELKAYPGSPLIARGLLRPQDRLVACELEPKARKALIGVLRRDEQARVVDLDGWVALPAFVPPKERRGVVLIDPPFEAKDEFERLGEAFSTAFAKWPTGIYVIWYPAKNRRATDMLAETVARLAAAAKPPGKCLRLEFSVAPQLDGGALASTGLLIVNPPYTLQGELKTILPELEMPLGQGGAARFRLEVPRP; this is encoded by the coding sequence ATGAATTACCGTCACGCCTTTCACGCCGGCAGCTTCACCGATGTCATCAAGCACATCGTGCTGGCGCGCATCATCACCTATCTGCAGGACAAGCCGGGGGCGTTCCGCGTCATCGACACCCATGCCGGGGCCGGCCTCTATGACCTCGAGAGCGACGAGGCGCGCCGGAGCGGCGAATGGCTGACCGGCATCGCGCGGCTGATGCAGGCCCGCCTGTCGAATGAGAGCGCGGCGCTGGCCAAGCCCTATCTCGACATCGTCCGCGCTTTCAATCCGAAGGGTGAGCTCAAGGCCTATCCGGGCTCCCCGTTGATCGCGCGCGGCCTGCTGAGGCCTCAGGACCGCCTCGTCGCCTGCGAGCTCGAGCCGAAGGCGCGAAAAGCGCTGATCGGCGTGCTGCGCCGCGACGAACAGGCCCGCGTGGTCGACCTCGACGGCTGGGTGGCGTTGCCGGCCTTCGTGCCGCCAAAGGAGCGGCGCGGCGTCGTGCTGATTGATCCACCCTTCGAAGCAAAGGACGAGTTCGAGCGGCTGGGTGAAGCCTTCTCGACGGCCTTCGCGAAATGGCCGACCGGCATCTATGTCATTTGGTATCCGGCCAAGAACCGGCGTGCCACCGACATGCTGGCCGAAACGGTGGCGCGGCTCGCAGCTGCAGCAAAACCACCGGGAAAGTGTCTGCGCCTCGAGTTCAGCGTCGCGCCCCAGCTCGATGGCGGGGCTCTCGCCTCGACCGGGCTCCTGATCGTCAATCCGCCCTACACGCTGCAGGGCGAGCTCAAGACGATCCTGCCCGAGCTGGAAATGCCGCTCGGCCAGGGCGGCGCTGCCAGATTCCGATTGGAGGTACCGAGGCCGTAA
- a CDS encoding cold-shock protein, with translation MAMTGTVKFFNGERGYGFIKPDDGGRDVFVHITAVERAGLKDLAEGQRITFEVEPDKKGKGPKAVNLVILS, from the coding sequence ATGGCCATGACGGGAACGGTTAAGTTTTTCAACGGCGAACGCGGCTACGGTTTTATCAAGCCTGACGACGGCGGCCGCGACGTCTTCGTGCACATTACTGCTGTGGAGCGGGCCGGACTGAAGGACCTTGCGGAAGGACAGCGTATTACTTTCGAAGTCGAACCGGACAAGAAGGGGAAGGGGCCGAAGGCGGTCAATCTGGTCATCCTCTCCTAG
- a CDS encoding outer membrane protein, whose protein sequence is MKGLVVGAAALVAAAWTASAEAADLSYGQRAPYTVNQPLNAYSWAGPYLGGNIGYEWGSVDNNPSKPSGFVGGVQAGYNFQNGPFVFGVEGDIQAAGADDTFAPWKFSNPWFGTLRGRAGYAFNNVLFYGTAGLAFGELRAQTFGWTESHTTAGWTIGAGAEVGLAPNWSAKLEYLYIDLSTSQFAITGVSNGYSASVVRAGVNYRF, encoded by the coding sequence ATGAAGGGGCTCGTTGTGGGCGCAGCCGCGTTGGTTGCAGCCGCCTGGACAGCTTCGGCAGAGGCCGCCGATCTCAGTTACGGGCAGCGTGCGCCCTATACGGTCAACCAGCCGCTGAATGCGTATAGCTGGGCAGGTCCCTATCTCGGCGGCAATATCGGCTACGAATGGGGCTCGGTCGACAACAATCCCTCAAAGCCGTCCGGCTTCGTCGGCGGCGTGCAGGCCGGCTACAACTTCCAGAACGGCCCGTTTGTGTTCGGCGTCGAGGGCGACATCCAGGCCGCCGGCGCCGACGACACCTTCGCGCCGTGGAAATTCTCCAATCCGTGGTTCGGTACCCTGCGCGGCCGCGCCGGCTACGCCTTCAACAACGTGCTGTTCTACGGCACCGCCGGCCTCGCCTTCGGCGAGCTGCGCGCGCAGACCTTCGGCTGGACGGAATCGCACACCACCGCCGGCTGGACCATCGGTGCCGGCGCGGAAGTCGGCCTGGCGCCGAACTGGAGCGCCAAGCTCGAATATCTCTACATCGACCTGTCGACCAGTCAGTTCGCAATTACGGGCGTGTCAAACGGCTATAGCGCCAGCGTTGTGCGCGCTGGCGTGAACTATCGCTTCTGA
- the uvrC gene encoding excinuclease ABC subunit UvrC, whose amino-acid sequence MVHDSPDNPDDRARKLPPAAASDTPPDLDPATSGGDEEDDARLPDILEESGAVGEGPLASGHEAIERAVRLAPTSPGVYRMLNANADVLYVGKAKNVKKRLSNYARQNAPQPARILRMIAATVTVEIVSTNTETEALLLEANLIKQLRPRFNVQLRDDKSFPYILITGDHWAPQILKHRGAQSRPGRYFGPFASAGAVNRTITALQRAFLIRSCTDSFFESRTRPCLLYQIRRCAGPCTREIDFPGYTTLVREASDFLSGKSHAVKQELAGEMEKAAGELEFERAALYRDRLAALSAIQSQQGINPRTVEEADVFAIHQEGGFSCVEVFFFRTGQNWGNRAYFPRAEKTFTPEEVLGSFLAQFYDDKPPPRNILLSHEIEESELLANALSIKAGHKVEVTAPKRGEKKELVAHALTNAREALGRKLADTATQSRLLDAIATTLSLPHSPKRIEVYDNSHIQGTNAVGAMIVAGPDGFVKNQYRKFNIKSEGITPGDDFAMMREVLERRFKRLINPPEESTVKAKDDDFPQWPDLVIIDGGRGQLNAVREIFANLGLTQVSLMSVAKGPDRDAGRETLFMPEREAIKLEPRDPVLYFIQRLRDEAHRFVIGSHRKLRKKDIREAGLQEIPGIGPSRKRALLHHFGTLKEIERASIADLGKVPGVSAESARRIFEYFHPQPG is encoded by the coding sequence ATGGTTCACGATTCCCCCGACAATCCGGACGACCGCGCGCGCAAATTGCCGCCGGCTGCCGCGAGCGACACGCCGCCCGACCTCGATCCCGCCACCAGCGGCGGCGATGAGGAGGACGACGCGCGGCTGCCTGATATCCTTGAAGAGAGCGGCGCGGTCGGCGAAGGGCCGCTGGCGAGCGGTCACGAGGCGATCGAACGCGCGGTCCGCCTCGCCCCCACCTCGCCCGGCGTCTATCGCATGCTCAATGCGAATGCCGACGTGCTCTATGTCGGCAAAGCCAAGAACGTCAAAAAGCGCCTGTCCAACTATGCGCGCCAGAATGCGCCGCAGCCGGCGCGCATCCTGCGCATGATCGCCGCCACGGTGACCGTCGAAATCGTCTCGACCAATACCGAGACCGAAGCACTGCTGCTGGAAGCCAACCTCATCAAGCAGCTTCGGCCGCGCTTCAACGTGCAGCTGCGCGACGACAAATCGTTTCCCTATATCCTGATCACCGGCGACCATTGGGCGCCGCAGATCCTGAAACATCGCGGCGCGCAGAGCCGGCCCGGACGCTATTTCGGTCCGTTCGCCTCCGCGGGTGCGGTCAACCGCACCATCACGGCCTTGCAGCGCGCGTTCCTGATCCGCTCCTGCACCGATTCCTTCTTCGAGAGCCGCACCCGGCCTTGCCTGCTCTACCAGATCCGCCGCTGCGCCGGCCCCTGCACCCGCGAGATCGACTTCCCCGGCTATACGACGCTGGTGCGCGAGGCGAGCGACTTCCTGTCAGGCAAAAGCCATGCGGTGAAGCAGGAGCTTGCCGGCGAGATGGAGAAGGCGGCGGGTGAGCTCGAGTTCGAGCGCGCTGCGCTCTACCGCGACCGCCTCGCCGCGCTGTCGGCGATCCAGTCGCAGCAGGGCATCAACCCGCGCACGGTCGAGGAAGCCGACGTGTTCGCCATCCACCAGGAGGGCGGGTTCTCCTGCGTCGAGGTGTTCTTCTTTCGCACCGGCCAGAACTGGGGCAACCGCGCCTATTTTCCGCGCGCGGAAAAGACGTTCACCCCGGAAGAGGTGCTCGGTTCCTTCCTCGCCCAGTTCTACGACGACAAGCCGCCGCCGAGGAACATCCTGCTCTCGCACGAGATCGAGGAGAGCGAGCTGCTCGCCAATGCGCTCTCGATCAAGGCCGGCCACAAGGTCGAGGTCACCGCGCCCAAGCGCGGCGAGAAGAAGGAGCTGGTTGCCCACGCGCTGACCAATGCGCGCGAGGCGCTCGGCCGCAAGCTCGCCGATACCGCCACGCAAAGCCGCCTGCTCGACGCCATAGCCACAACGCTGAGCCTGCCGCATTCGCCCAAGCGCATCGAAGTCTACGACAACAGCCACATCCAGGGCACCAATGCGGTCGGCGCCATGATCGTCGCCGGACCTGATGGTTTCGTGAAGAACCAGTACCGCAAGTTCAACATCAAGTCGGAAGGGATCACGCCCGGCGACGACTTCGCCATGATGCGCGAGGTGCTCGAGCGGCGCTTCAAACGCCTGATCAATCCGCCCGAGGAGAGCACGGTCAAGGCGAAGGACGACGATTTCCCGCAATGGCCCGATCTCGTCATCATCGACGGCGGCCGCGGCCAGCTCAACGCCGTCCGCGAGATCTTCGCAAATCTCGGCCTGACCCAGGTGTCGCTGATGTCGGTCGCCAAGGGGCCGGACCGGGATGCCGGCCGCGAGACCCTGTTCATGCCGGAACGCGAGGCCATCAAGCTGGAGCCGCGCGATCCCGTGCTCTATTTCATCCAGCGTTTGCGCGACGAGGCCCACCGCTTCGTCATCGGCTCGCACCGCAAGCTGCGCAAGAAGGACATCCGCGAGGCCGGTTTGCAGGAGATTCCGGGCATTGGCCCGTCACGCAAACGTGCCTTGCTACATCATTTCGGGACCCTGAAGGAGATCGAACGCGCCTCGATCGCCGATCTCGGCAAGGTTCCGGGGGTGAGCGCCGAGAGCGCCCGCAGGATTTTCGAGTATTTCCATCCCCAGCCGGGATGA
- the pgsA gene encoding CDP-diacylglycerol--glycerol-3-phosphate 3-phosphatidyltransferase → MNIATTRGTTSRAMSLPNILTYGRIAAIPVVVGCIYAQSILDQPLWLRWVAVAIFIGAAVTDYLDGYYARIWNQQSAFGRMLDPIADKLLVASCLLMLAADGIIHGWSLWAAIVILCREILVSGLREYLAALRVSVPVTKLAKWKTTVQLVAIGFLLAGPAGDEVVPVVSMIGLALLWASAIVTIYTGYDYFRAGIHHLIKEDEG, encoded by the coding sequence ATGAACATCGCCACGACACGAGGGACGACCAGCCGCGCGATGTCCCTCCCGAACATCCTGACCTATGGCCGGATCGCCGCGATCCCGGTCGTGGTGGGGTGTATCTATGCGCAGTCGATTCTGGATCAGCCGCTGTGGCTGCGCTGGGTGGCGGTGGCCATCTTCATCGGCGCCGCGGTCACCGACTACCTCGACGGCTATTATGCACGGATCTGGAATCAGCAATCGGCGTTCGGCCGGATGCTCGATCCGATCGCCGACAAGCTGCTGGTCGCCTCGTGCCTGCTGATGCTGGCCGCCGACGGCATCATTCATGGCTGGTCGCTATGGGCCGCCATCGTGATCCTGTGCCGCGAGATCCTGGTCTCGGGCCTGCGCGAATACCTTGCCGCGCTCCGCGTCAGCGTGCCCGTGACAAAGCTTGCCAAGTGGAAGACTACGGTCCAGCTCGTTGCGATCGGCTTTCTGCTCGCGGGACCTGCCGGCGACGAGGTGGTGCCCGTCGTCTCGATGATCGGACTGGCGCTGCTGTGGGCCTCGGCGATCGTGACCATTTATACCGGCTACGACTATTTCCGCGCCGGCATCCATCACCTCATCAAGGAGGACGAGGGATGA
- the moaD gene encoding molybdopterin converting factor subunit 1 has protein sequence MKVKYFAWVRERVGKAEETIEPPATVRTVEELIAWLSGQSEAYAYAFEKPKVIRAAIDRAHVKSDAAIAGAREIAFFPPMTGG, from the coding sequence ATGAAGGTGAAGTATTTCGCCTGGGTGCGCGAGCGCGTCGGCAAGGCCGAAGAGACCATCGAGCCGCCTGCGACCGTCCGCACGGTCGAGGAGCTGATCGCCTGGCTGTCCGGCCAGAGCGAGGCCTATGCCTACGCGTTCGAGAAGCCGAAGGTGATCCGCGCCGCGATCGACCGCGCCCATGTCAAATCGGATGCCGCGATCGCCGGCGCTCGCGAAATCGCGTTCTTCCCGCCGATGACCGGCGGCTAG